A single Thermaerobacter sp. FW80 DNA region contains:
- a CDS encoding 3-hydroxyacyl-CoA dehydrogenase, whose amino-acid sequence MEVQGATFLVTGGGSGLGAATAELLAEVGGRVVIADINRPAGEAVAARLGERGRFVPTDVTDAESVQQAVRTAVDAFGGLHGVVNCAGIAIAEKVLGREGPHDLDRFRRVIEVNLVGTFNVIRLAAAVMAQQEPNAEGERGVIVNTASVAAFDGQIGQPAYSASKGGVAAMTLPIARELARHGIRVVAIAPGIFDTPMMAGLPEPARKSLEQQVPFPPRLGRPREYAMLVRHIVENPMLNGEVIRLDGALRMGPR is encoded by the coding sequence GCCGAGCTGCTGGCCGAGGTCGGTGGTCGCGTGGTGATCGCCGATATCAATCGTCCGGCCGGGGAGGCGGTGGCCGCGCGGCTGGGCGAGCGCGGCCGGTTCGTCCCCACCGACGTGACCGACGCGGAGAGCGTGCAGCAGGCGGTCCGGACGGCCGTCGACGCCTTCGGCGGATTGCACGGCGTCGTCAACTGCGCCGGCATCGCCATCGCGGAGAAGGTCTTGGGCCGGGAGGGGCCCCACGACCTGGACCGGTTCCGCCGCGTCATCGAGGTCAACCTGGTGGGAACCTTCAACGTGATCCGGCTGGCGGCGGCGGTCATGGCCCAGCAGGAGCCCAACGCCGAGGGCGAGCGCGGCGTCATCGTGAACACCGCTTCGGTGGCGGCCTTCGACGGCCAGATCGGCCAGCCGGCCTATTCGGCCTCCAAAGGCGGCGTGGCGGCCATGACCCTCCCCATCGCCCGGGAGCTGGCCCGGCACGGGATCCGCGTCGTGGCCATCGCGCCAGGCATCTTCGACACGCCGATGATGGCGGGGCTGCCGGAGCCCGCCCGCAAGTCCCTGGAGCAGCAGGTCCCCTTCCCGCCCCGCCTGGGCCGACCGCGGGAGTACGCCATGCTGGTCCGGCACATCGTCGAGAACCCGATGCTGAACGGCGAGGTCATCCGGCTGGACGGGGCGCTGCGGATGGGGCCGCGCTGA